The Deltaproteobacteria bacterium sequence ATTAGCCGTCCGATCGACAGGCGGTTTCAGGCGAACTCCATCGCCACAAACTTCACGGCACTTTAACACGGCCACGCCGGGATTTTCAACTGCGCTCCAACTGCGCTTCACGTTGCCGGAAAGACTCCGGGACTATATTATCGGGAAGGTGGTTGGGGAGGTGGATGTGGACATCGACGATGTAAGGAAACGGATCGACCTGCTGGACGACGTTCTTCTGCGGATCTTCAACGAGCGCGCGCGGCTGGCGCTGGAAATAGGCCACATCAAGAAGGGGTTGGGGATTCCCGTTTACGACCCTGCCCGGGAGAAGCGCATCTTCGCACGGATGAAGGGTGACAATCCGGGGCCGTTGGATGACGGCGCCATCGTCCGGCTGTTCGAGAGGGTCGTCGACGAATCGCGCCGCCTGGAGCGTATCATGTCGCAACGGGAAGGAAGTGACGAATGCTGATCATCACGAAGAAGAACGCGCCGGAAGAGGAACTGGACGCCATCAAGGCGTACCTGATCGATCACGGCTTCGACATCCATCAGTCGACGGGCGCAAATCGCATCATCATCGGCGTGATCGGCGATACGGAAACGCTCGACACGCGCGAGGTCGAAGCGCTCCCCGGCGTCAGCCAGGTGGTCCGGATCAAGAAGGATGATTAAGCAATAAATCCCTAACCGGCGATCCCCTTCGCCGCTTTGAGCACCTCGTCGTAATCGGGTTCAGCCGTGAGCTCCTTCACACGCTGTATATAGCGAACGGTGTCTTTCTCGTCGATGACGAACAGGGAGCGGGCCAAAAGTTTGGTTTCCTTGACAAGCACGCCGTAGTTTTCCGAGAAGGAACGGTCCTGGTAATCGGAAAGCGTTTTAACCTTCTCGATGCCGTTGGCCGCGCACCAGCGCTTTTGCGCGAAGGGCAGGTCCATGCTGACGGTCAAAATCACCACGTTTCCGGGAAGATTCGCCGCTTCCTGGTTGAATTTGCGGGTCTCGGTGTCGCAAGTCGCGGTGTCAAGCGAACCGACGGCGCTCACGATCTTGATCTTCCCCTTGAAATCTCCAAGGGTCACGGGTGCGAGCGCGTTGTCCACCACGCGGAAGTCCGGGGCCTTGTCCCCCACCTTGATCTCCGGCCCGAGCAGTGTCACCGGATTCCCCTTTAAGGTCACAAGCCCTTTCCTCTCCTGCATGGCTTCCTCCTCGCCTGATAATGGCCCCCATTCGGGAAATGCGGGCGTCGGATTCACCTACGAGATGCCCCGCGCGCCGGGATGGTTTCGACCCAATCGGATGGGATCCTCCCTCGCTTATCTGCGGGGTCTACGTCGCCGGTGCAGTTCCAAAAGCATGTTTTTGAACGCGGCGGCCTGCGGAGACAACTCCCGGCGCAAGCGGCTGACGATGTGGAAGGAACGCGAGAGATCGAGCCCCTTGACGGAAAGGGCAAACAGTTCACCCGATTCGATTTCTCCGCGGATCGCAGTCTCCGATATGAAAGAAACCCCGATGCCGTTAACTACCGCCCGCTTGACGGCTTCGTTGCTGCCCAGGCATATACGGACGTTCAATGGCTCGGCCCCGGCGCGGATCAAAGCGTCCTGGACGGTTTTCTGCGTTCCGGAACCCGGCTCCCGCGCCACATAAGGTAATTTCGCCAATTCGTCCATCGTTATGGGTTTCCCTCTTGCACTTCCGTACTCCCCTCCCGCCGCCAGCATGAGAACTTCACGCCCGAGAGGAGTGAAAAGGAGATCCTTGTCCGCGTATCGGGTTCCCACGATCCCGATCTCCACACGTTCCTGCTTTATCCGTTCCACCGTTTCCCTGCTGTCGCCCTGTATGACGGTTATCGAGACCCGCGGATATCGAGCCAGGAACGAAGGGATCGCTTCGGGGATCACGTAATTTCCCGGGATGTTGCTTGCGCCGATCGTCAAAACGGCGTCTTCGAGCCCCGCGAGGCGCTTCATCGCCCGGGGAATCTCCCTTGTCTCCGCAACGATCTTCCTTGCATGCCTCAAGAGGATCTTCCCGCTTTCCGTGGGGAGGATCCCCCTGGGAGTGCGGTCGAGGAGTTTCGACCCCAGCAGTTCCTCGAGCGAGGCGATGTGCTGGCTGACGGTGGACTGGGTCACGTGGACGGCGCGTGCCGCCTTCGAGAAACTCCCGCAGTCGACTACCGCGAGAAAGACCTCGAGCCGCTTGAGGTTCATTCCTCCCCCATCGTTTTTACCGATAGATCCTATCGCAATTATGATTTTTATCAATTTGATTTCACCGGGTCGATCGGGAATACTTTGATACGGAGTTTCCGGCAGGGCGGATATAGGGCGCATCGAAACGGGGAGGCATACGGCCGTGAATCCCGGTTACGACGACACGAGTCGCACGGAAGCTGTGCTCCATGGCGCGGAGCGGCTGCGGGGGAATCCCTGCAGTGTTTGCTCCCGTCCGATCTGCGGCCATGAAGCGGTCGTGTGCATCGCCATGGGTTACGGAAGCGCCCCGCACTGCCTGGATTGCATGGCCGACGGCCAACGGACCGGACATGATGAGTTTCGGGATCGGTTGCTTGCGTACATCATGGAACGGGAATGTTACCGGACGGGTTGGCTCTCCGCGGGCGAAGCGGAAGGATTCGGGCGGGCAGTGAATCCCGATTGTCTCTGGCGGAACGGGGCAGGCGGGTCATTCGAATCCGTCGTTGCGGGGGAAGGAATGGGGCGCGAACGTACGGGTGGGCCTCCTGCCGTCGAATGGGATGCGGGAGATTCAGGGTGCGGAGAACTGGTCATGGAGCTGCGGCTCCGGCTCAATGCGATGAAACCGGGCGATTTGCTGAAATTGACCGCCACGGACCCGGGAGCAAGGGAGGACCTGCCCGCCTGGTGCAGGCTTACCGGGCACGCGCTTGTCGAAAGCGGACATCCGATATACCTGATACGTCGAAGGGAGGATTAGAACATGGCGGGAAAGCTCTGCGTCAGCCTCACGAATGCGAAAAACGACTCCGACAAGGCCACCGTTGCGTTCGTCGTCGCCAACGCGTCCGCGGCGTCCGAGAAGGAAACCCTGGTATTCTTAAGCACGGAAGGAGTCCGGCTGGCCGTCAAGGGATACGCGGAAGACATCCATGAAGAAGGATTCGCACCGCTACGGGAACTTATGGGGAATTTCGTCAAGGCGGGAGGGAAGATCTACGTATGCTCCCCCTGTTTCAGGAAACGCGGGCTGGACGAAGGGAAGCTCGTGGAAGGCGCGACGATCGTAGGCGGCGCGAAGCTCGTGGAGTTTCTCGGGGACGGCGCGCCCTGCATCTCCTACTGACTTTTTTATCGTGAGAAGCGCATGAAGCCCGTGGAACGCCATCCTTTCGAGCCTGACGTCCGCTTCGACGGCGGAAGCCTGGATTGCGGAAGCGGCCTGCTGCTGTTGATCCGAAAAGCTATCGATCCGCTGGAACGCGGAGGGCTGCTGGAAATCCTTTCCACCGAGTCTTCAGTGAAGGAAGACCTCCCCTCCTGGTGCCGGATGACCGGGAACGAACTGGTGTCGTGGACCCGGTCGGGAACCCGATGCAGTTTCCTGATTTGCAAGGGAGCCCTTCGGGAGCGGACAACCATCACTCCGGCTTCATCAGGGCTTCCGGGCGTCCCTTCGCAAACGGCCGTTCCGGTTCGGATCCCGGAGACCCTGCCGGAGCCCGCGAACGTGCCCGAGGTCCCGCCTCTATCAATCACGGGAATCGGAAGCTGGCCCCGCCCTTCCTGGCTGCTGCGGGCGATCCACGAGCACCTGGAAGGACGGCTGCCCGAAGCGGAATTCCAGTCCCAGGCCGACGACGCGGTACGTCTTTCCATAGCTGCGCAGCTTCGAGCGGGTGTCGACATCGTCACCGACGGCGAGCAGCGGCGCGACAGCTATGCAAGCTTCGTGGGCGGCCTGCTGGACAACTGCCAGCTCATCCCTTTGACCGACCTGTTGCCGCTCGTGGACGATCCCGGCAAGTTCGAGAAGGAGCTGCGGGCGCTCGACGTCCCCGCCGGGGAAGTGCGCCATCCCGCGGTCTTCGGACCCTTGGGAAGGAGCCGTCCTTTGGCGGTCCACGAACTCGAATTCGTGAAAACGTTGTCGGACAAGGCCGTCAAGGTGGCGCTCCCGGGGCCGTATCTCCTCACCCGCACCATGTGGCTCGAGTGCGTATCCGACCGCGCATACGATTCCCGCGAGAGCCTGGCTGACGACATCGTCCGCGTGCTGCGGGAAGAATTGCATTTTCTCCTTGCGGCAGGCGCCTCGATCGTTCAGTTCGACGAACCGGTTCTCACCGAGGTCGTCTTCACAGGAGCGAAGAAGACCCGGTCGTTCATGTGCGGGGCATTGAGCGGGAAAAAGGATGCGCGACATGAGCTTTCCTTCGCCGTCGACCTCCTGAATCGCGTTGTGAAGGGGGTTCCCTCGTCGCGGACGGCGGTCCATATCTGCCGCGGGAACTGGACGACCGACGAATCGGTGGCGCTTTCGGGGGATTACCGTCCGTTGCTGCCGTACCTGAAGTCCGCGAAAGCCGGAACGTTCTTCCTGGAATTGTGCACTCCCCGCTCCGGCGAAATCGAAGTTCTAAAAGGGCTCCCGGAAGAATGCCGTATCGGCGTTGGAGTCGTGAATCAGAAGGCAAGCCGGGTCGAGACGGTGGACGAAATCGTCGCCAAGGCGGAAAAGGCGATCCGTATCTTCGGTCACCGGCGTATCCTGCTGAATCCAGACTGCGGCTTTGCCACTTTCGCCGACAACCCCGTATCGGAATCGAAGGTCGCCGAGGCGAAACTGCGCTCGATATCCCTTGCCGCAGGGGAGCTGAAGCGGAAGTACCGGCTTTCCTGACGGATCTCTCTATTCTTACAAGCAGAATTCCAGCAGGCAGCATTGACATACCTCCAAACCTAATGTACATTTGTTCTGTACATGATGGAGGCGTAAGGATGCTGAAAGTCAACGTAACCGAGCTTCGTGCAAATCTCCCGAGCTACCTCTGCAAGGTTCGAAAAGGAGAGGAGATCGCCGTCACCTCCCGGGGAAGCGTGATCGCCCGGATCCTGCCGGACCGTGGTGGAAGTCAGGCCGCCCGCGAGCGGCTTGCCGCTCTCCGCAAGAAGTGCCGGATCGGGGACGTGATCTCTCCGATCGGAGAGGCGTGGGAATCCGCGAGATGATCGTTCTCGACACTTGCGCCATGATCTTCGATGCCCTCGATCCGAACCGTTTGGGACGAAGAGCCCGGAAGGAAATGGATGCGGCTTCCGGGAACGGGACGGCGGCCTGCAGCGACATTTCCCTATGGGAGATCGCGATGCTGGTTGCCAAGGGGAGGCTGGATCCCGGCACCGACGCCATCACCTTCACCGACCTTCTTGTCACGTCCCGCAACCTGAAGGTGATGCCGATCACGCCGGAGATCGCCCATCTCTCGGCAAGTTACAGGGGATTTACCCACGCCGACCCCGCCGACCGGATCATCGCCTCGACCGCATTGTTCATGAAAGCCCCGCTGCTGACGCCGGATGCCCGCCTGCGTGCGGTGAAAGGTCTCAGGGTGCTTTGGGGCTGAGCGCCTGCCTGGATATTCCATTCACCCGCAGGTCGAGGATTCCCCCGAGCATCCGCAGGATGGCTCCTTTCCGGCCATCAAGCCGGCGAGGACAGCGGTGGCGCATCCGACTCCGGCCTTCACCCGGATTGCCTCCCGCTCGCAGTTTTTCGCGCAGGCACCGCATTCCATGCAGGCGCCGCGGTCGGCCAATGCAGCGCGTTTGTTTTCCATCCCGAACACCGCGTGCGGGCATACCTTGACGCACATGCCGCATCCGTCGCACCTCTCAGGTATGAATTCCAGCGTAACCGCGTCCTCAAGGTATCTCATTGTCCGGACCTCACGCGGCGAACAGGCCGCCCAGCCAGAATCCGAAGCCAATCGCGGCAGCAGCAACCTGCAACGGCAATGCGAACCGCATTTCGCGGCGCACTCCGCTCAGGGAGGTAAAGGTCGATGCCCCGGTGAAGTTCATCACAACGAAACTGGTCAGGGCCGGCGTAATCGCCATCCAGGCCGCCGCATGGAGCCAAGATGCAACTCCGCCGTTCCGGAAAATGTCCCATGCTCCAATCCCCGCGACGAGAACGAGTCCCAGCGCGGCGCCCTTCGCCGAGAATGCCCGTCCGGGAAGCCAGGGCAGAAGGATCGGTCCGAGAACAGCGCCGGCGAGGAAAGCGCCGAGGACGACGGCGGCGCTCTTCAGGCCGATGGTGCGGACGCCGGCCAGGCTGTACCCTCCCCCGCTGACACCGCCGAGCAGCAGGAATGCCAGCGCCAGGAGCACCGCGTATTTCGCTCCCATGACCAGTTCCACGGGAATCAACACAGCCCGGTCCCGCAACCGGAACCTCACTCTTCGCATGTCGGGAGACGCCTTCATGCCGGAATCCAGGAAAGCGGGCAGGTCTTCCGCCTGGACCGGGCCATATTCCACCCGGAACCCGCATCGCCTTTGGACCTCGTGCGCGCTCACTCCCGGCGCCCCGAGCTGCGGGACCACGAGGGTGCGGTGCGAAACCACTCTCTCAAGCCCGCTTTCCTGTACACGACGGACGATTTCGTCGGTGCCGAAGGTGCCCTTGCCCGCCGAACACCAGACGTTGACACCGTCGGTGTCGAGCACCAGGATCCAGGCGTCCCGGCCCGGGAGCACGCTGCGTAGCCGGTCGAAGCTCATCTTGTAGTTGGCGGAAACGAGCACCGTGGATCCGATACCGGGATTTCCGGCCGCGTACAGCCCCGGGGGCACACGGTAGTTCATTCGTCCGATATCCCAGCGCGCCTTAACGGAGCCGAGACAATCGCGAAAGTCCAGCGCGGTCTGTACTCTCGGCACTTTGCCGGATGCGGTAACCACGAAGCCGTCGATCCAGGGTGCATCGACACGCCTTCGCACCGTGAAGGACCTCAACGTCCTTTGGGAATAAGCGTCGATAGACGGCATCTCAACCTCTTCCAGGACAGACGGCGTCGGAGTTCCCCCGTCGCCCTGCTGCGGAGCCTGATGGAGATTATCCCATCCTTTATAATCTGCACGGTTATCCGTCCATCCCTTCGGGCCGCGAAAACCATACCGGATGTCAGCATGTAATCCCTCGAGTCGCAACATTGCGTGATCCATGCATCGCCGGATTCGCAGGCGATCTCCACTCCCGCCATGGGGCCATCCACGTTTACAATGTTCTTCTTCGGAATTCGTATCTCCAACATGTTCCTCTCCTGCGGTCATCCCATCGGGATCCGCGTCAGCACTTGCAGGGGGGGTCCTCCTTCAGGGGGTTCCCCTTCCCTCGGGCTTCCCGGAACTGGGCCCTGACCCTTCCGGCGGACACGGCCATTACGATCGCCTGGACCGCGCCGATTTCCTCCGCCGAAACGCCGGATTCCTTGGCCACGCCAAGGTAGTGTTCCATTCAGGGATAGCATCCCAGTGCCATGGCGGCGGCGAGATGAACCATGACCGTCGTCTTTTCGGGCAGAAATTCGTTGCGTCGCGCCGAATCGTAGAAGTCGGAATACGCCTTCTTCTGGTTTCGCGGCAGCATTGCGGTGGCTCCTCGATTGATTCCGTATTCGTAGATCGCGCCGATCTCCGGAGGTTAACCCGGCTTCCTGCCGAAGACACGTACGCTCAAGACGGCCGACGCGGCTTCGCGTATTTCCTCAATGGGAATGCCGAAGCTCCCGGCGATATTACGGGCATAATCTTCCGTCCCGCTTTCCCCGATTTCGAACAGGCTCTCATGGATGACGCTCACTTCCCTGAACCCCGCCTCTTCCACGAGTCGGAGGTAATCGTCACGCAGGACGGCGCCCGCGATGCAGCCGGCGTAGGCGGCGAGCGAGCCGGCCATGCCTGCCGGCAACTCCCGTGAAAGCACAAGGTCCGAGATCATGACCCTGCCGCCGGGCTTGAGCACCCGGTATGCCTCGGCGAAGACCCTTTCCTTGTTCGTGGAGAGATTAATGACGCAGTTGGAGATAACGGCGTCGACGGAGCCGTCGGCCGCCGGAAGGTTCTCGATTTCCCCGAGCCGGAATTCGACGTTTTCGTAGCCGCCCTTTCTTGCGTTCCCCCGCGCCTTCTCGACCATCTCCGGGGTCATGTCCACGCCGATCACGCGGCCCGATGGTCCGACCTCCCGTGCAGCCAGAAAGCAGTCGAAACCCGCACCTGCACCCAGGTCCAGGACCGTTTCCCCCTCCCTTAGCGAGGCGAGGGCGATGGGATTGCCGCAACCCAGCCCGAGGTTGGCGCCTTCGGGGACCGCCTTGAGTTCATCTTCAGAGTACCCTATCTTGCGGCTCGCCTTTTCGACGGCTCCGCCGGTTCCGCAAGCCGTGTCCGTTCCGCAACAAGATCCTCCCTGCCGGGCGATGCCTGCGTACCGTTCGCGAACGTATTTCCTGACCTTGATCTCTTCCATTTTCATATCCTCCTTCATTCCTTTGTCAGCAGTTCACCCATCAGGGGGCCGAGCACCCCCTTGACCATTCCGCTGAACTCTTCCACCTTGATTAGCGAGAGACAGCAGACCTTCCCCTCCTTCTCCCAGCTGATCACGGCCAGCTTGTCGCCGCCCTTGATGCCCGCCCGGTCGCGCAGTTCCTTGGGGAGCACCGTCTGCCCGCGTTCGTCGACCGTAATGAGCGATTCGACCCGGCAGCCGGCGAACACCTTCCCTTCAGGCCCGCAGCAGGATGCTCCTTTCGACCTCTTATACATTCGATCGCCCCCCTTTCATGCGACTTGAAGCCTACTCGTAAGCTGATATATCAGCCTATACTGAAAATATAGTTATATCATATTAGTCTGTCAAGAATAATTTATAAGGTCAAGGTGGCCTGCTTTCACAATAGATCCGGTATGTGGAACTTGGGGATTCCAGTGCGTGGTTGGCTGAAAATCGAGGCCGGTTTCGGCGCGGTATGAACCATTTTCCTGTTGCCAGGGATTCCGGCATAAAGTAAAGTGAGCATGCTCATATTCATGGGAGTCCGTCATGCGCGTAACGGAGCAAGCCAAGCGGGAGACACGGAACAGCATCCTGGAGCGGGCGGCGGAATTCTTCCTCGCCCGGGGGTTCGAGGACACCACCACCCGGGACATCGCCGACGCGGCAGGGTTGGCGGCCGGCACGCTGTTCAACTACTTTCCGAGCAAGGAGACCCTGGCGATGTCCATGGTCACCGAAGCGCTCTCCCGGGGACGCGCGGACCATCGGCGCCGCAGGACGGGCCACGAAGAGTTGGTCGAGGACCTCTTCCTTTTCGTCGCCTCGGGCCTGCGGCGGCTCAAACCGATGCACGCCTTCCTGGGGCCCGTCCTGGAGCGATCCTTGAGCCCGTTTCCCCGGAGAAGCATTTGCCCGGAAGGGGAGGCGGCACGGCAGGCCCATCTGGCCGCCGTGCGGGAGATCCTGCGCGAGCATGGCTTCGCGGCGGCGGCGGAGCACGTGGCCATGACGCTGTACTGGTCGCTGTATCTCGGGATATTGGCCTGCTGGTCCAACGACGCATCTCCCAAACAGGAGGCGACCCGGGCGATGATCGACTACGCGCTTCGCTGTTTCGTGGAGGTGATTTCCGGAACCGGTGCGGATGCGGGAGGTACGCATGTCCGCTGACGCGAGAGACATCCTGGACGCCCGGACGGTCCGGGAACTGCGCAGGGTCCTGCCCAGGGAAGAACGTTCGGGTTTCGACCGGGAGTCTCTGCCCGAACTGCTGGCGCGGATCTCCGGAAGGCGGGTTCCCGCGAGTTCGTTTGCCCGGACGTGGATTATGGGCTCGCTTCACGCCAAGATAGCCGCCGGCTATCTCGCCTATTGGATGCGCGGCCTCTTCGCGGATTCGGACGCGAAAGCCCGGCTCAACGGCGAGGCGCGGCTTGCCGCGGCGCTGGAGCTCTTCGGTGCCATGGGTTACCTTCGAGGCGCCGTCATGAAAATCGGGCAGCTTCTGGCGAATTTGCCGGAGGTAGTGCCGGAGGAGTTCGCCGAGGTGTTGGCCGCATTGCACTTCGAGGCGCCGCCCATGCACTACTCCATGGTGCGCGAGGTGTTCCTGGACGAGTTCGGACGGGAGCCCGAAGACGTTTTCGCCTCCTTCGATCGCCAGGCCTTCGCCGCGGCATCCCTGGGCCAGGTGCACCGGGCGCGTCTCGACACGGGGGAAGAGGTCGCCGTGAAGATCCAGTACCCCGACATCGCCAGGGCCTGCCTGTTCGACGATCCCGCGGAGATGGAACCCGACCGGCTGGCCACCCTTCGGCGGAACATGGACTGGAACTTCGAACCCTGGCTGACGGAAGGTCCCTTCGACTTCGGCGATGTGGATTTCTACCGTCGGGGGATCGACGGCCTTGTCGCCGTCGCCCGGAAACGCTACACCCGGACCCCCCCGCTGCATCTATGGACGAGCCGCTTCATTTTCGGCAGCCGGGCGCTGGCTTACCGCTTGAAAGGGCGCTGCGATTTCCGGCAACTCCACCGGCAGGAATATCCCGGCCCGGCAGCGCCGTAGCCGACATCGACGCGAGGAGGTTCCATGCGAACAAAAGAGACGGCAGATGTGAAGGCCCTGCTCCATTCACCATCGTGCCATATCTGTCTTGCGACCAGCGACCGCGAGGGCCGCGTCGACATCGCTCCCGTGGGGTCGACGTTTCTTTCGTCCCCGGACACGATCGCGTGCCTGAGAGGACCTCTGGCCCGGACCTATTCCAATCTCCGGGAGAATCCCGAGGCCGTGTTCCTGGTATCGAACGTCTCCAGGGCGCGGTGGTTCAGGTTCTTCCTGACGGGAGAATTCCGGGCGCCCTTCGGATACCGGATCCACGCCCGGTTAAGGGAAGAGAGGCCGCTCACCGAGGCGGAAAAGGACCGGATCCTGAAAAAGCGTTTCGGTCCCATCGCCCGGGGGAGAGGGGCCCGGAAGATCGCCGATACCTTGCGCCAGATCCTGCTCTTCGACGTCCTGGAGGTCCGGGACGTCGTTCCGTTCGGAGGGTCCCGATGATCGAACTGAGCGACGTGACGAAGACCTTCGACGGGAAGGCCCGCGTCACGGCCCTTTCCGGCGTCACCCTGACGATCCGGGACGGCGAGATGGTCGCGGTCATGGGCCCTTCGGGCTCGGGCAAGTCCACCCTTCTCAACCTGATGGGGGGACTCGATGTGCCCACCTCGGGATCGGTGTTCGTGGCCGGCAAGGACCTGGCGAAGGAGAGCGAGAAGAAACGGTCCCTCTTCCGCCGCTCCGCCGTTTCCTACATCTTCCAGGCCTACCATCTGATGCCGACCTTGACCGCGAGCCGGAACGTGGCCCTGCCGCTCCACCTGGCCGGCGTGTCCCGAAGGGAGGCCGGGGACAGGGCATCCGCCGCGCTCCGGGCGGTGGGCCTCGCGGAAAGAGCCGGGCACCTGCCCGACGAGCTTTCCGGCGGGGAGCGCCAGAGGGTGGCGATCGCACGGGCCCTCGTCACCGGCGCCCCCCTTCTCCTCGCCGACGAGCCTACGGGAAACCTCGACACGGCGCGGGGAAGGGAGATCCTCGCGCTGCTTTCCTCCCTCCACAGGGAGCGCGCCATCACGATCGTGATGGTGACTCACGACCCGCACGCAGCCTCGGTCTGCGAACGCCGGATCGAGCTGCGCGACGGAAGGGTGGAAGGAGACGCGCGGGGATGAGGTTCCTCCTGACGCACCTGTCCCTCTCCTACGCCCGGCGACACCTCGCAAAGACGCTCCTGACGCTGCTCGCGGTCGCCGTGGGAGTCGCGACTTTCAGCGCCGTCAAGACCGCGCACCAGGCGCTCGCCCGCGGAATCCGGGACACCGTGGACCGGATGGCCGGCAAGGCGCACCTGCAGATCACTCTCGAAGGCGGTGTGCCCGAGGAAATCCAGGAGAAGCTCCGGGAGTTCCCCTTCGTGCGGGCCACCGCGCCCGTGATCGAGCAGATCGTCGTCCCGGGGCGGGCCGAGATCGGGAGCCTCCTCGTGCTGGGAGTGGACCTCCTGGGCGACCGGGAGATGCGCGACTACGGATTCGAGGGCGAGGATGCCGACATCGACGACCCGCTCCTCTTCCTCGCCCGTCCCGACTCGGCCGTCCTGGCCCGTTCCCTGGCCGATCGGGCCGGGGTCCGCCCCGGCGGGACGTTCACGTTCCGGTCGCCTCAAGGGTTGAAGCAGGTCACCGTCCGGGGGCTTCTGACGCCCCGGGGATTCGCCGAGGCGTTCGGCGGGAACCTGATCGTGACGGACGTGTACGCCGCCCAGACCCTCTTCGGAAGGGGAAGACGATTCGACCGGCTGGAAGTGCGGCTGGCGGAGGGCGTCTCCGTCGCGCAGGGGACGGCCGCCTTGAAAAAAGCGCTCGGTCCCGGTTACCGCGTCGAGACCCCCGCCCGCCGCGGAGAACAGCTCGAGCGTCTCACCGACAGTTTCGTCGCCGGATTCAACATCACGTCCTGGATCGCCATGGGGATCGGGATATTCCTGATCCTCAACGCCTTCCAGGTGGCCGTGAACCGCCGTCGGCGCGACATCGGGACCCTGCGTTCCCTCGGCGCCACGCCCCGCCAGGTGCAGGCCCTGTTCCTTCTGGAGGCGGCGGCGATCGGATCGGCCGGGGGGATCCTCGGCGTGCTCCTGGGTGCAGGAGCGTCCCAATCGTTTCTCTCCATGATGGCGAAGGTGACCGAACAGATCTTCGGGATCGCCGCCTCGGGGCGGACCGCCCTGGGCGGCCCGATCGTCGTACAGGGGATCGCATTGGGCGTCTTCGCCTCGCTCGCGGGCGCTTGGGCCCCGGCGAGGGCGGCTTCCCGCATCCCTCCCGTG is a genomic window containing:
- a CDS encoding AbrB/MazE/SpoVT family DNA-binding domain-containing protein, producing the protein MYKRSKGASCCGPEGKVFAGCRVESLITVDERGQTVLPKELRDRAGIKGGDKLAVISWEKEGKVCCLSLIKVEEFSGMVKGVLGPLMGELLTKE
- a CDS encoding TetR/AcrR family transcriptional regulator; its protein translation is MRVTEQAKRETRNSILERAAEFFLARGFEDTTTRDIADAAGLAAGTLFNYFPSKETLAMSMVTEALSRGRADHRRRRTGHEELVEDLFLFVASGLRRLKPMHAFLGPVLERSLSPFPRRSICPEGEAARQAHLAAVREILREHGFAAAAEHVAMTLYWSLYLGILACWSNDASPKQEATRAMIDYALRCFVEVISGTGADAGGTHVR
- a CDS encoding AarF/ABC1/UbiB kinase family protein; the protein is MSADARDILDARTVRELRRVLPREERSGFDRESLPELLARISGRRVPASSFARTWIMGSLHAKIAAGYLAYWMRGLFADSDAKARLNGEARLAAALELFGAMGYLRGAVMKIGQLLANLPEVVPEEFAEVLAALHFEAPPMHYSMVREVFLDEFGREPEDVFASFDRQAFAAASLGQVHRARLDTGEEVAVKIQYPDIARACLFDDPAEMEPDRLATLRRNMDWNFEPWLTEGPFDFGDVDFYRRGIDGLVAVARKRYTRTPPLHLWTSRFIFGSRALAYRLKGRCDFRQLHRQEYPGPAAP
- a CDS encoding pyridoxamine 5'-phosphate oxidase family protein, translating into MRTKETADVKALLHSPSCHICLATSDREGRVDIAPVGSTFLSSPDTIACLRGPLARTYSNLRENPEAVFLVSNVSRARWFRFFLTGEFRAPFGYRIHARLREERPLTEAEKDRILKKRFGPIARGRGARKIADTLRQILLFDVLEVRDVVPFGGSR
- a CDS encoding ABC transporter ATP-binding protein; protein product: MIELSDVTKTFDGKARVTALSGVTLTIRDGEMVAVMGPSGSGKSTLLNLMGGLDVPTSGSVFVAGKDLAKESEKKRSLFRRSAVSYIFQAYHLMPTLTASRNVALPLHLAGVSRREAGDRASAALRAVGLAERAGHLPDELSGGERQRVAIARALVTGAPLLLADEPTGNLDTARGREILALLSSLHRERAITIVMVTHDPHAASVCERRIELRDGRVEGDARG